In one window of Meleagris gallopavo isolate NT-WF06-2002-E0010 breed Aviagen turkey brand Nicholas breeding stock chromosome 4, Turkey_5.1, whole genome shotgun sequence DNA:
- the LOC104910748 gene encoding vascular endothelial growth factor receptor 2-like: MVIVEYCKFGNLSAYLRSKRGEFVPYKTKSARFRQGKENYVGDISTDLKQRLDSITSSQSSTSSGFVEERSLSDVEEEDAGSEDLCKNPLTMEDLICYSFQVARGMEFLASRKCIHRDLAARNILLSDNNVVKICDFGLARDIYKDPDYVRKGDARLPLKWMAPETIFDRVYTIQSDVWSFGVLLWEIFSLGASPYPGVKIDEEFCRRLKEGTRMRAPDYTTPEMYQTMLDCWHGDPKQRPTFSELVEHLGNLLQANVRQDGKDYVVLPLSVSLNMEEDSGLSLPTSPASCKEEEEVCDPKFHYDNTAGIRYFI, translated from the exons ACTAAAAGTGCCAGGTTTCGGCAAGGTAAGGAGAACTACGTTGGAGACATCTCCACAGACCTGAAGCAACGGTTGGACAGCATCACAAGCAGCCAGAGCTCCACAAGCTCCGGGTTTGTGGAAGAGCGATCCCTGAGCGATGTGGAAGAAGAGGATG CTGGTTCTGAAGACCTTTGCAAGAACCCTTTGACCATGGAGGACCTCATCTGTTATAGCTTCCAGGTGGCGAGAGGAATGGAGTTCTTGGCTTCACGCAAA TGCATCCACAGGGACCTGGCTGCTCGTAATATCCTCTTGTCAGACAATAACGTGGTCAAAATCTGTGATTTTGGCTTGGCTCGGGACATCTACAAAGACCCAGATTACGTCAGAAAAGGAGAT gCTAGGCTACCACTAAAATGGATGGCACCAGAAACCATTTTTGACAGAGTGTATACCATTCAGAGTGATGTGTGGTCATTTGGAGTTCTGCTgtgggaaatattttcattag GTGCATCACCATACCCTGGAGTGAAAATTGATGAGGAATTTTGCAGAAGACTGAAGGAAGGAACAAGAATGAGAGCACCAGACTATACAACACCGGAAAT GTACCAAACTATGCTGGATTGCTGGCACGGAGATCCTAAGCAGAGACCAACTTTTTCAGAGCTGGTGGAGCACCTGGGGAATTTACTGCAAGCCAACGTCCGTCAG GATGGTAAAGACTACGTTGTCCTTCCTTTGTCAGTATCACTGAATATGGAAGAGGATTCGGGCCTCTCTCTCCCAACTTCACCTGCTTCCTgtaaggaggaagaggaagtcTGTGATCCTAAATTCCATTATGACAACACAGCAGGAATTAGGTATTTTATATGA